In Rhodanobacter humi, the genomic stretch ATTTGACATAATATACAGTGGACACCGGATTATGGGTCGCTGTATCGCTGGCTGCGTAAGCCTTCGAACTGTGCAGATTCATTGCCAGTAGCAGGGTGATGGCGGACGCAATGTGCGCCATGCGCAGCCAGACTTTTTTTGCTTCCGGTGTGCGTGCGCGTTCTGCTTCGATCAGGGGTAGCCACTTGGCGATCGGTTCGCCCGTGGCCTTGCACATGCGTTCGATGCTGTCGGCTTCGGGGTGTCCGGTGCCGTTCCGCCATTTGCTGACGGCGGCTCGTCCGATGCCCAGTGATACCGCGCATGCATTGTCGGATTTGAGCGAGCACGAAACGCGGTATTTGTCAAGCAAAATAATTGTGCTGTTCATGTCCTCGACCCGTTGACGTTAATGTCTCCGGGCAGTATACATAGCCCCATGTCTCCGGGTCGGAGACTTAAAAGGGGCCAACCATGCACACTCTCTACCCGCTCGCCTGTTTCGGTTTCTCGTTGCTGGCGCTGCTCGTTCTGTACTCCGCTGCGCGTGTTGCTTTCGCGCTGGCGATCCTCTGCAACCGCCTGGGCGACGCGCTCGACGGTTCGTCCGTTCCTCCGGTGTTCGCATCGTCCTGCTCGGGCCATGGTCGGCCCCTTCCGTCCACCGGGCAGGGCGGTGCGGCTTTGCCGGGGGTGCGGTCGTGAGGCAGACGGCGCCGCTGACCGCTGACGAGAATGCCATCGATCTGGCGCTTCGTAAGCAACATCGTTCGCACGCCGATCAAGACCGCGCGCTGTCTGAATACCGTTTGGCCGTCCGTTCCGAGCGTGATCGCGCTCTGCGCTTGGAGCGTGTCGCGAATCTCCTGCTTGGGGAGGCTCCGGTATGAGTTTTCCTGACTGGTTGCGTTGTCAGATATGGCTTGCTGAGGTGGGTCTTTTCGTGGGCGTGGTTATCTCCTTCGTGCGGGAGAACCGTCGATGATGCCGCGTCCGTTCATGCGTCGTCCCCTGGGCGCCTTCCAACCATCGGACGCGATCTACCTGCGCGTGCCGCATTCCGGCGCTGCCATCGGCTGCACGGTGGATCAGGCTGTTGAGCGGCTTGCGACAAATGTAGCGCTGTCGCCGCGCCATGCCGGCCCGTCTAGTAACACGGGCCTAAACACCTCGATACCCTTCCATCTCTCCATTGATTACTGCACGTTGGTTTTCTCTGCTGAGAAAGGGGAGATGTGCGGACAGTCCACGCGCACCATTGTTGACTGGCTGTTTGGTCATGACTCGGGCCTGTACCCCACGGAGCTTCGCTCCAAGTTCTGGCAGTTCTACAAGCTCTCCGCGTACATCAACGATGCCGAGGGTAACTGTGTCGGTCGCATTGGTCGTGGTGGAAACGGTGACACGTGGTGTGTCTCTCTGACGGGTGCCGGGTGCCAGCGGGTTCTGAATTGGCACTGGGTTAAGGTGCAGGCCGGCTACCTCGACGCCCACATTTCGCGGCTCGATATCGCCCTGGACGATTTCGGCGCGGTGCTGCTCGGTGACATTCGCCAGATCAATGAGCTTGCCCGCACGGGTGGATTCGCGCCGGTGGGCTGCGGCAAGCCTCCCGTGACCTCGTTCCACGACGATCACGGGAGTGGAAAGGGGAGCACGGTGTATGTCGGTCTCAAGGGCCGAAAGCAGCTGTGCATCTACGAGAAAGGTAAGCAGCTGGGCGACCCGGAATCACCGTGGGTTCGCGTCGAGCTTCGGTTGTGGGCGGCTGACTCTGTGGTGCCTCTGGACGCTCTGACGCGTCCGCATGAGTTCATGCGCGGAGCGTATGCGGTGCTCGCGGATCGCGTGCCGATGTGTGACGAGGCGTCTAGGCCCGAGAAAAAGGCTCGCGAGGTTTCCGCGCACGCGGTCGCGGCTTGCCGTTTTCTTCGCGAGCAATGCGGGCCTCTCCTCAACCTCATGTGGCAGTGCCTGGGCGATCAGGCCGTCGAGTTTTTCCGTGAAGAGATTTTCCGCAACACGTTGCCCTCGCGCTTCAAGGGTTCAGGTCTGGACCATGAGTCGCTGCTCGGCGTGCTGCGCTACCAGCTGGGTTATGAGGTTCCGCCACCATTCTAGCCGGGTGGTTGGAATCGTTTAGACGGCTAGACGTCCATTTGGAGATACTGAAATGTCCATCACCATCACAATCGAAAACGCCCAAGTGGAAGTCCGCTCGGGCACCAGTGGCAAAACCGGCAAGCCGTATTCGATCAAGGAACAGCGTTGCATCGTGCATGGTGCCGCGCGCTTCCCGCTCGAAACCCGGATCACGCTTGCCGACGATCATCCGGGCTATCCCGTCGGCACGTACGAAGTGACCACGCCGTTCACGGTGGGTCGCTTCGGGTTGCAGGTCGCGCGTGATCTTGGCCTCGTTCTCATCAAGAACGCAAAGGCCGCGTGATGTTCTGCCTCGACCGCTACTGCATCGTTTGGAACCCCATGGAATTGCTTCCTTTCGTCCTGGGCGTTCTGGTCGGTGTGGTGGCGGTCGCGATAGGGATGTGGAGGGGTTCACTCCCGCGTACGCGGGATGAGCGAGTAGCGAACCCGTAGCAGCCCGGCCCGTAGGGATCGCCATGTATCAAGCGTCGTCGTCGTCGTCACCTGCGCCTGCTTCCTCGACTGATCCTGCTCCTACGGCGGTTCAGTTCGCTGCGTGTGCGCCTGCTGACATCGATCCATCTACGGCTGTTTGCCAACACCTCGTGTGGGTGCAGCAGCCTTTCGTTTTGCCTCCGTTGGACGCTACGGCGGGGGTCGCGTTGTCGGTCGCCATCATCACCTGCTGGGCGATTGCACGTGTGTTTGCCGACCTGCAGCAGGTGGGAGAAGACTGAGATGAACCTGAAAACCCGTGTTGCCGTCGCGTCCGGCCTGCTTGTCGCTGCCGGTGCCTCGATGGCCCAGACCACGCCGACCATCGACGTTTCGGGCGTGACGCCGATTTTCGTCGGGGCCGGTGTCGCGTTCACCACGATGGGTACCGCGTACCTCGTCATGCGCTACGGCGGCAAGGTCTGGAAGTGGCTGGCGAACCTGTAACCACCCAGGGGAGGGCGGCTTTGCCGCCCTTTCCTTTGAGTCGTTTAGCCGTTTAGACGTCTGAAAGGAAAGGGTATGACAATCGTGGATTATGCGGGTTATTTGGTGCTCGTCTGCATGTTGGGCGCAGCGTGGATTTTGTTTTCGCGGCGGAAGTAAATCTGTGTTGTTTCCGTATGCATCTAGTTTTGCTCGTACTTTGGGGGGGGCGCATGGCTACTTTTCTCGCGCGACGGTCGCTAGGATTCCTGCTCGTCGTCCTTTTTGTTGGTGTTTCGGCTTTAGTGTCGTCTCCGAAGGCGCGTGCTAGTGCATATGGCACTTATCAGCAGGCGATGGCGAATTGCCAAGCCAACGTAGCTATCAATCCTTCGATGTACTGTTCTAATCTCGGCCAGGTATCGGGCGGTCGTTGTGATGTGGTTTTGAAGTACGGTAGTGCGATTCAAAATGATTATTTCTATGATTGCTCTACGTATCAGGACCCGGGTTGTTCTTCCGTTGCGGATGGTTCTGGAACGGCGTTTGCTAATAATCGAACGGCGGCTAATGCAGTACAGATATGTTCGTCGCTCGATTACAAGGGTTCTACTCAGGGCGTCGGTTGTGTGGAAACGTTCAGTGCGGGAACGGGTATTGAAAATGCGGCGGGTGGGATGGTGTTTTCTGGAACGTTTCATGCCAGCGGTGGGTCATGCACACCGAATGCCGATGGTTCCTTTACACCCTATGGCGCGTCGTCTCCGTCTCCTGTTCCTCCCACTACGGCATCTCATGGTCAGCCTTCGCCGAAGGTGTGTGGTGGCGGTAGCTGTGTTGATCCGGGAACGGGGCAAGCGTGTATTGTGGATCAGTCTGGAACGCAATTCTGCACTCCTGCTCAGGCGGCGTTTCCGACGGCTCCGACCATTCCCACGCCGCAACCGAATTGTTATTCGGATGGTTCGTCTGCCACGTTGTGTGTAGGTATGCCTAAGGCGCCGATTCCAACCAATCCGCCTACCTCTGTCACTGATCCGGCGACGCAAATTTCTGGAACCGATACCTATAACGTTTCTACTTCGGGTGGGCAAACAACTACGACGGTCAATGTCTACAATACGGCAGGTGGCACTACGTCGAACGGTCAAAAATCGGGCGATTTGGGCACGTCGAGTGGAGCCACGCAAAACGGTACTAATCCGGCGCATTCTTCAAGCGCGGGCGGCAATGGTACGTACTCTGGTGGCACGGATTGCAACACGCCGCCTGTGTGTACTGGCGACGCTGTGCTTTGCGGTGCCTCCCGTGCGCAGTGGGCGACTACGTGCCAGGTGCATACCGATTTGGCCGGTACGTTGCCCGCGCCTTCTGCCACGTCGCTTGCAACGGGTGGGAGTTACGATCAGGGGTCCGTTTGGACCACGCCTTCCACGGGTAACACTGTGGGCGATCAGGCGAATGCGGGCAATTACGATCAGTCAGGATTTGGTTACGGTACACAGTGCCCCTTTGTAGATACGCATGTGACTTTCATGTCCTCTTCGTTTTCTTTGCCGTGGTCCGAAGCTTGTGATGCGACCAGTTATTTGCGCTGGGTGGTTATCGGATTTGCGTTGTATCTTGGCGCATGCATTACTGCCGGGAGTAATCGCTAATGCCTGTTGTCGTCGCTTGGATCGGTGAAATGTTGCTGACTGTTGTAGGTCGGCTGGTTATTTCTGCGTTGGTTTCTGTTGGAATAGGTTTTGCGCTTCATGCGACGGGCCATGCTGCTTTGGAATACGGCCCTATCCAAAATATGCTCGCTAAGGCTGGCCCGTTAGTACCGTTTATCGGTTATTTTGGGCTTGACACGTTTATGACCATTGTTCTCAGTGCTTGGGCAGGTCGCGAGATAACGGATGCTGCCAAAGCTTACATCACAGAGAATTTCAATCCGAAGCTGAAGGGGCAGAGCTAATGCCAGTCAAACTATTTACGGGTCTTCCGGGGGCGGGCAAGACGGCATGCCTTGTAGCTGAATTGATCGATTTGCATGATAAGCATCCTGAGCGTCCGCTTTTTTATTACGGCATTGACGGTTTGGCGGACGGCGTTGCTACTGAATTAACGCATGAGCAGTTAACCAAGTGGTGGGATTTACCGCCGAATGCCATTATTGCGGTTGACGAGGCTCAGGAAGAGGGGCTTATGCCTTTGGATCAGGGTCGACCTGCCGAATGGGTCAAGCGCATTAGCAAGGTTCGGCACGAGGGTATGGATTTTCTTTTGACGACTCAGCACCCTAATATGTTGAGCAGTTACGTTCGTCGTCTTGTGGATTTGCATGTGCACGCCGTTCGTAAGTTCAATACTCACGTAGTCCAGCGTTATACGTGGGGTCGGTGCATGGAAAACTGCGAGAAAAGCGGTCCGCAAAAATCGTCTGTTCAGAGTGTTGGCACGCTTCCTGCCAAAGTGTTCGATTTATACAAGTCGGCGAATGCGCACAACATGAAACGGCGTATTCCTGCGAAGGTGTGGATTCTGGTTTTCCTCGCGGTCGTTTTTGTTGGCGTGTGTGTCGCGTTTCCTTTTGTGATGCATCATCTTAAGCGTGTTGCTTCGGGACAGGCGCACGCTGATTCCGTTAAGCCGTCGAGTTCGTCGGCGCTGGCCAACGGGTCTCTCGTGGATTCCGCGATGCGTTCTACGGACTACGTGAAGTGGTTGACTCCGCGTGTCCCCGGTTTGCCCTGGACGGCTCCTGCTTACGATCACTTGACGGTGCGCTCTAACCCGCGTGTTTTCTGCATCGCCGTCGAGGATGGCTCTACGTACTGCGTGACGGAGCAGGGGACCGATTTGGATGTGCCTCCGGCTGTTGCCCGCCAGATTGCTGCCCATGGTGTCTATGATCCCTTTTTGGATTCTGAGCGCGACCATGTGGCGTCGGGGGATCAAAGCCGGGGCAGGGATCGGCCGCAGGGGGAGGCGGCGAAGCCGTCCCCTGCGGCTGGCCCTGCTCCGGCTGCACCCTCTGATGCCGCTGGTGTGGGTATCGGCTTCCGTGGCGCTGTGGGCGGTCTGCACGCGGCTTATTTCCCGCCAGAATCGACGCCGCGCAATCCCGAAGAGATATTGCAGTAGGCGGGAAGGGCGCCGCAGGCGCGAGCCGGTGGAACCGGCGTCTCTAGACCGGCGCGCGATGGGGACACAAAGCGGACATTTTGTCCGGTCGCATGCGGGGTCGGTCGTTCCCTTCGGTGGTAACCTCTTCCCGCCGAACCGCTTTTCAGGGGGTGGGTTGTGCCTGAGCGTCCGTTTCCGCCGCGTCGTGTCTCGCGGCGACGTCGTCGTTCAAGTTGGCCGGATTGGCCGGACTGGGTCTATTACCTGGTCGCGTTCGGTTTGACGTTGCTCACCTTGCCGCTGTATGCGCGGATTTTCGGTGGCTAGCTCTTGATCAGGTACAGGGTTGGCCGCGCGTTGGGCGGGCGCGTGCCGTAGGCCGCTGCCTCGCGCGTCTCCACGTCGCGCAGCCATCGCCCGAACTGCGCCGCGATCTCTGGCCGTACCGTCATCTCCGCGCCGCGTGGAGCTTTTAACAGCGCCCCGCGAATGCGCCAGCCCGTCCATGGGCCGACCAGGTCAATGTGTGACGTGGCCAGCCCGTACCGGAGGCCGGCGAGTTCGTGCAAGGTGATCACGCCGGCAGGCGTGATGAATTCTTGCCGCTGGTCGTCATAGCGCCAGGGCAGGCGGCTGCGAGTGCGCCCCATGGTTCCCGTCCGTGTCGGGGTTTGGGGAGCAATGGAACGGAAAACCGGGATAAGAACGAAAAGTCTTTACGGATCATAGTATTTCGTATTGACTCCGCTCTCATTTTTGCTTGGATTGACGGCGTTTGTGGGCCACAGTCAACTGATTCTCTGCGGCCACTGCGCGGGCTTCCGCTGATTGAAGCGCCGAAGTCAGGCCACTGACCTGTCCTCGCGTGGCAGCCAGCTCCAAGGCGAGTTGGTCACGCTCGCCGGTGACGCTGGCCATCGCCGCCAAGCGCGCTTCGCCATCGGCCAATTCTCGACGAATGCGCGCCATGTCCAGTCGCAATTCCGTGAGGCTGGTCTGCTGGTCTTCGCTACGTTGCCGCAGCTTGGCCAATTGCTGCTCTGCATGACGCTGTCCTTCCCGTGCTGCATCGGTTTCTTGCAGCATTCGGGCTTGAGCGGCCTCTACTCGCTCGTTGGCTTTGTCCCGTTCCACCTGAAAGGCAGCATCGCGGGCTGCAATGGTCGCCTGGAATTCGGTGGTCAATCGGTCGTGAGCATGCCGTGCAGTCTCTTGTTGCTGAGCCATGTCGGTGCGAACGGCCTCCATCTCGTGCTGCAAGGCTTGGACCTGGCTAAGCGCTTCGCGCTTGGCTTCGATTTCCCGACCGAGCTGCTGCTGCAGCTCGGCACTCTGCGCACGGAGTTGGCTGATTTCCTGTTGTAGCAGTTGCACCGTGGCGTGGGCGGTGTCTCGTTCGGCGGTGGTGTCGTCGTGCGCACGCTGTAGCGCCGCTAGGTCCGATTCCATAGCTTGGCGTTGCTCGCCGAAGAGCTGCTCCCCCTGTTCCACGGCCGCCACCCAGAGTGAGCGCATCGCATCCGCGATCACCGGCGGTAGATCGGCGCCGAGGGCATCGGCCTTGGCCCGCTCATCCTTCCACAGCTTCAGTTCGTCGTTGATGGTGGTTCGGCTGCCTTGCTGGATGGCGGCGTAGATCAGGTCGACGGTGAGCTCGTGGGGGCGTCTCCCGTCCGCGACCAAGGCGGCGGCGGCTTCACGGGTGCGTTGACGGGTATCGCTGACTCGGCTCATGGCTGCTCCAGTCGCTCGGAGGGTCAAATTTGCAGAACTCTCAGTGTGTATATCACAGTATTACGTTATATATGTAACGATTAATCTAAGAAATTTACGATAACTCCCATAATCAAAAGTCTTTTGGGTGTACGCTTGAAGTCCATACCCCTTCCGACATCGGAAAGCCTGTGAGCGAACTTGCCCTCAGCACCGTCGTCCCCGCGACACTACCCACTCACCTCTCCGGGATGGCGGGCACCAACCGGGCGCCTGCCAGCGCATCACGACAGATCGCGGCCAACGACGATGTCGCGGCCATCGGGTTGTGGCTGGCCGAATACCACGGCTCACCGCACACGTTTCGCAGTTACCGAAAAGAGGCCGAGCGTCTGTTGCTGTGGGCAACTCAGATTCGTGGCAAAGCCGTATCCAGCCTGACGCGAGAGGATGTCCTGGCCTACGAGGCGTTCTTGGCTCAACCGCTACCAACGTGGTGCGATGAAAGCCTGGCGCGCCGTGGCGATCACCGACGGTTGTTTGCCGGCCCACTATCGGAACGGAGCCAGCGCCAGGCGCTGGGCATCTTGTCGGGCCTGTTCAACTACCTAGTGCGCGCCGGGTATCTCGCCGGCACACCGTTCGCGTTGCAGCCGCGTAGCCGGCGTGGCCGTCAAGGTCGACGGACCATCGAGCGCTACTTGGATCGTGCGCTGTGGCAGGACGTTCTTGTTCACGTGGAGCAATGGCCGCAGGCGAGCGGACGAGACCGACAGCGTTACGAGCGCGCACGTTGGGTGCTGCGATTGCTCTACGAGACCGCCCTGCGCGCCTCGGAAGCCGCCCAGGCGCGCGAAAGCGACTTGTTCCATCGTCGCGGCTGTTGGTGGTTGCGCGTGACCGGCAAAGGTGGCGTGGAGGGTGACGTGCCGATCAGCGAGGCCCTGATGGCCGACTTTGCCAGCTACCGTGCCTTTCACGGCTTGCCCGTCGTTCCAGGCAGCGACAGCCCGCGCCCGCTGATCCTTGGCATTGCAGGGCGCGATGCCCCTCTCACCGCGACAGCGGTGTACCTGATCGTAAAAGAAGCGCTCGGGCGCGTCGCCGAAGTTGTTGCGCCCACCGATCCGGTGCGGGCCGCACGATTGCGGCGAGCCTCCACGCATTGGCTACGGCATACGGCCGCGACACACCAGGCCGAGGCCGGCAACCCGGTGCATCATATCCAGCACAATCTCCGGCACAGCTCGATCGCCACTACGTCCATCTATTTGCACGCCGAAGAAGACGCGCGGCATGCCAGCACGACGCAAGCGCGCGCCACGATCCCCTTGCCCAAGGAGCGCCCATGACACCGTCCCCCGATGATCGCTTTGGCATGCCCGACAGCGCGTTCGCGGCGGCCCGCGAAAGCCATGGCCGGGACAATCCGGTGCTGCGTATGGGGATGTATGTGCCGACGCGCGGTGAAGTAGCTTCCCTGCCGGCGGCGGAGCTGTACTCGATCATGGTCGACTGGATGTGGGAAAGCCCGTCGGAGCTCATCCCGAACAATACGCAGATCGCCGAGCTGCGTGCCATCCTGCTAGCACGGCCGGACGCCGACGATCTGGAGGTGCAACGCCTGATCGCCGAGTGCGATGGATATCTGAAGGACTGACCGCCCTTACGCTGCCTGCTCCAGCGCGGCAATCAGCGGGCACTGCACTTGACCGGTGTTGCAATGGCATTGATCGACCAAAGCAGCCAGTGCCTGCTCGACACGCTGCAATTGCACGATGCGCTCACGTACCATGGCCAACTTGTTTGCGCCCAGCTCTTCGGCCTCACGACAATGACGGCCGTCCTCCAATGCCAGTAGGTCGGCGACCTCATCCAGGCTGAAGCCCAGCGTCTGCGCATGCTTGATGAATCGCAGACGGCGCGCATGGATGTCCTCATAGCGGCGGATGCCGCCGAGTGGCTTGGCCGGCTCCGGTACTAGGCCGCGCCGCTGGTAATAGCGGATCGTTTCGACGTGGACCTCGGTGGCCTTGGCCAAGGCGCCAATCGTGTAACCCATGGAAGGTTGACTCCGTAGTTCACTACGGAAGTAAGGTTACGCCGAATCGCCCATCCATCCCAGCAGGACGTCTCGTGGCCCGAAACAGCGAAAAAAGCACCCTGGTCATCGGAGGCCTGGCCGCCGTCCTGGCCTCCGCCTGCTGCCTAGGGCCGCTGATTCTGGTCAGCATTGGGCTAAGCGGTGCCTGGATCGGTCAATTGACCCGGCTGGAGCCGTTTCGGCCATGGTTCCTGGCCGTTTCGGTGATTGCCTTGGTGTTCGCCTATCGCCGGATCTTCCGTCCGGTAGCCGCCTGCGCGCCGGGTGAGGTGTGCGCAGTCCCCTCGGTTCGTCGCGCTTACCGCCGGCTGTTCTGGATCGTCGTCACCCTGGTGCTCGTCGCTTTCGGTTTTCCCTATGTCGCCCCCTGGTTTTACTGAGACTTCCCTATGAAAAAAGCCACGCTCGCGTTTGCCCTGATACTGGCCGGTGTCTCCACCGCCGGCTTGGCCACCACCCGCACGGTCACGCTCGATGTGCCCGGCATGACGTGCCCGACCTGTCCGATCACCATCAAGAAGGCCCTGCAAAAGATCGACGGCGTGGGTGGCATCACCGCCAA encodes the following:
- a CDS encoding helix-turn-helix domain-containing protein — encoded protein: MNSTIILLDKYRVSCSLKSDNACAVSLGIGRAAVSKWRNGTGHPEADSIERMCKATGEPIAKWLPLIEAERARTPEAKKVWLRMAHIASAITLLLAMNLHSSKAYAASDTATHNPVSTVYYVKLQ
- a CDS encoding replication initiation factor domain-containing protein gives rise to the protein MMPRPFMRRPLGAFQPSDAIYLRVPHSGAAIGCTVDQAVERLATNVALSPRHAGPSSNTGLNTSIPFHLSIDYCTLVFSAEKGEMCGQSTRTIVDWLFGHDSGLYPTELRSKFWQFYKLSAYINDAEGNCVGRIGRGGNGDTWCVSLTGAGCQRVLNWHWVKVQAGYLDAHISRLDIALDDFGAVLLGDIRQINELARTGGFAPVGCGKPPVTSFHDDHGSGKGSTVYVGLKGRKQLCIYEKGKQLGDPESPWVRVELRLWAADSVVPLDALTRPHEFMRGAYAVLADRVPMCDEASRPEKKAREVSAHAVAACRFLREQCGPLLNLMWQCLGDQAVEFFREEIFRNTLPSRFKGSGLDHESLLGVLRYQLGYEVPPPF
- a CDS encoding single-stranded DNA-binding protein, which translates into the protein MSITITIENAQVEVRSGTSGKTGKPYSIKEQRCIVHGAARFPLETRITLADDHPGYPVGTYEVTTPFTVGRFGLQVARDLGLVLIKNAKAA
- a CDS encoding virulence factor TspB C-terminal domain-related protein, producing MATFLARRSLGFLLVVLFVGVSALVSSPKARASAYGTYQQAMANCQANVAINPSMYCSNLGQVSGGRCDVVLKYGSAIQNDYFYDCSTYQDPGCSSVADGSGTAFANNRTAANAVQICSSLDYKGSTQGVGCVETFSAGTGIENAAGGMVFSGTFHASGGSCTPNADGSFTPYGASSPSPVPPTTASHGQPSPKVCGGGSCVDPGTGQACIVDQSGTQFCTPAQAAFPTAPTIPTPQPNCYSDGSSATLCVGMPKAPIPTNPPTSVTDPATQISGTDTYNVSTSGGQTTTTVNVYNTAGGTTSNGQKSGDLGTSSGATQNGTNPAHSSSAGGNGTYSGGTDCNTPPVCTGDAVLCGASRAQWATTCQVHTDLAGTLPAPSATSLATGGSYDQGSVWTTPSTGNTVGDQANAGNYDQSGFGYGTQCPFVDTHVTFMSSSFSLPWSEACDATSYLRWVVIGFALYLGACITAGSNR
- a CDS encoding zonular occludens toxin domain-containing protein, with the translated sequence MPVKLFTGLPGAGKTACLVAELIDLHDKHPERPLFYYGIDGLADGVATELTHEQLTKWWDLPPNAIIAVDEAQEEGLMPLDQGRPAEWVKRISKVRHEGMDFLLTTQHPNMLSSYVRRLVDLHVHAVRKFNTHVVQRYTWGRCMENCEKSGPQKSSVQSVGTLPAKVFDLYKSANAHNMKRRIPAKVWILVFLAVVFVGVCVAFPFVMHHLKRVASGQAHADSVKPSSSSALANGSLVDSAMRSTDYVKWLTPRVPGLPWTAPAYDHLTVRSNPRVFCIAVEDGSTYCVTEQGTDLDVPPAVARQIAAHGVYDPFLDSERDHVASGDQSRGRDRPQGEAAKPSPAAGPAPAAPSDAAGVGIGFRGAVGGLHAAYFPPESTPRNPEEILQ
- a CDS encoding DNA-binding protein, whose protein sequence is MSRVSDTRQRTREAAAALVADGRRPHELTVDLIYAAIQQGSRTTINDELKLWKDERAKADALGADLPPVIADAMRSLWVAAVEQGEQLFGEQRQAMESDLAALQRAHDDTTAERDTAHATVQLLQQEISQLRAQSAELQQQLGREIEAKREALSQVQALQHEMEAVRTDMAQQQETARHAHDRLTTEFQATIAARDAAFQVERDKANERVEAAQARMLQETDAAREGQRHAEQQLAKLRQRSEDQQTSLTELRLDMARIRRELADGEARLAAMASVTGERDQLALELAATRGQVSGLTSALQSAEARAVAAENQLTVAHKRRQSKQK
- a CDS encoding tyrosine-type recombinase/integrase, producing MSELALSTVVPATLPTHLSGMAGTNRAPASASRQIAANDDVAAIGLWLAEYHGSPHTFRSYRKEAERLLLWATQIRGKAVSSLTREDVLAYEAFLAQPLPTWCDESLARRGDHRRLFAGPLSERSQRQALGILSGLFNYLVRAGYLAGTPFALQPRSRRGRQGRRTIERYLDRALWQDVLVHVEQWPQASGRDRQRYERARWVLRLLYETALRASEAAQARESDLFHRRGCWWLRVTGKGGVEGDVPISEALMADFASYRAFHGLPVVPGSDSPRPLILGIAGRDAPLTATAVYLIVKEALGRVAEVVAPTDPVRAARLRRASTHWLRHTAATHQAEAGNPVHHIQHNLRHSSIATTSIYLHAEEDARHASTTQARATIPLPKERP
- the merR gene encoding Hg(II)-responsive transcriptional regulator gives rise to the protein MGYTIGALAKATEVHVETIRYYQRRGLVPEPAKPLGGIRRYEDIHARRLRFIKHAQTLGFSLDEVADLLALEDGRHCREAEELGANKLAMVRERIVQLQRVEQALAALVDQCHCNTGQVQCPLIAALEQAA
- the merT gene encoding mercuric ion transporter MerT; protein product: MARNSEKSTLVIGGLAAVLASACCLGPLILVSIGLSGAWIGQLTRLEPFRPWFLAVSVIALVFAYRRIFRPVAACAPGEVCAVPSVRRAYRRLFWIVVTLVLVAFGFPYVAPWFY
- the merP gene encoding mercury resistance system periplasmic binding protein MerP, producing MKKATLAFALILAGVSTAGLATTRTVTLDVPGMTCPTCPITIKKALQKIDGVGGITANVDKKTVTVTYDDAKTQPTTLTHATADAGYPSTVQH